A single Paraburkholderia sp. FT54 DNA region contains:
- a CDS encoding TlpA disulfide reductase family protein gives MNMRRILAAACVAIVAAGGGVLANHWLNGNAEVAHAAQPASSESAVAQLWAAPVTTVDGKPQTLSLLKGHPIVVNFWASWCGPCVEEMPALSQLQRDYAKKGIQFVGLGVDSDKNVQAFLQKVKVAYPVYVTGFGGADLARAFGNTAGGLPFTVVIDAKGNIRSTKLGQIDPQALKQTLDAL, from the coding sequence ATGAATATGAGACGGATTCTGGCGGCCGCATGTGTTGCCATCGTCGCCGCGGGCGGCGGTGTGCTGGCCAACCATTGGCTGAACGGCAACGCCGAAGTGGCGCACGCTGCGCAACCGGCCTCCTCCGAAAGCGCGGTCGCGCAACTGTGGGCCGCGCCTGTCACGACCGTGGACGGCAAGCCGCAAACGCTAAGTTTGCTCAAAGGACACCCAATCGTCGTCAACTTCTGGGCGTCGTGGTGCGGCCCCTGCGTCGAAGAAATGCCCGCGCTGTCGCAACTTCAGCGCGACTACGCGAAAAAAGGCATCCAGTTCGTCGGACTTGGCGTTGATTCGGATAAAAACGTTCAGGCGTTCCTGCAGAAAGTGAAGGTCGCGTATCCCGTCTATGTGACCGGCTTCGGTGGCGCCGACCTCGCGCGCGCGTTCGGCAATACTGCGGGCGGGCTGCCTTTTACCGTCGTAATCGACGCAAAAGGCAACATTCGCTCGACAAAATTAGGACAAATCGACCCGCAAGCGCTGAAACAAACCCTCGACGCGCTCTAA
- a CDS encoding UDP-N-acetylmuramate--alanine ligase, whose product MVRKSHFDPQRVREEIAIAAARMIAEDGLDYATAKRKAARQVVGESRVAGEWLPDNDQIEEEIREYQSLFQGDSQPVLLRRLRRIAVDWMERLAPFNPYLTGAVLGGTAGEHSDIHLQVFCDNPKEVAIYFLNADIQYDVSETRHFAGRGYVETLSFLWRPTNEGREAEPVGVHVALYETDDLRGAVRADARGRTARANLQAVQTLLDGSDVAPSTN is encoded by the coding sequence ATGGTTCGCAAATCACACTTCGATCCGCAGCGCGTGCGCGAGGAAATCGCCATTGCGGCTGCGCGCATGATCGCCGAAGACGGTCTGGACTACGCCACGGCGAAGCGCAAAGCGGCCCGGCAAGTTGTCGGCGAGAGCCGCGTTGCCGGCGAATGGCTGCCGGATAACGACCAGATTGAAGAAGAAATCCGGGAATACCAGTCGCTGTTCCAGGGCGACAGTCAGCCCGTGCTGCTGCGGCGACTGCGCCGCATTGCGGTCGACTGGATGGAGCGGCTCGCGCCGTTCAATCCTTATCTGACAGGCGCAGTGCTCGGCGGCACCGCCGGCGAACACTCGGACATTCACCTTCAGGTGTTCTGCGACAATCCGAAAGAAGTCGCAATCTATTTTCTGAACGCCGACATTCAGTACGACGTCTCCGAAACGCGGCACTTCGCCGGCCGCGGCTACGTCGAGACACTCAGCTTTCTTTGGCGCCCCACGAATGAAGGGCGCGAGGCGGAACCGGTCGGCGTGCACGTGGCGCTCTACGAAACGGACGACCTGCGCGGCGCGGTACGCGCCGACGCGCGCGGCCGCACGGCGCGCGCCAACCTGCAAGCCGTGCAGACGCTGCTCGACGGCAGCGACGTCGCTCCTTCAACCAACTAG
- the mtgA gene encoding monofunctional biosynthetic peptidoglycan transglycosylase has protein sequence MRATRRVNRPGPVQWMFYLGAVVAIAWLATQAFYFGQIAVWNYVNPRSTSFMRSDAWRLSQDRPDLSVQHTWVPYDQISRNLKRAIIASEDANFVNNNGYETDAILQAWERNKAKGKIVRGGSTITQQLARNLFLSREKSYIRKGQELIITWMLETLMDKERIFEIYLNSVEWGNGVYGAEAAAHYYYKTSASKLTAAQSARLAVMLPQPKYFDEHRGSQYLAQRSRVIARRMGAAELPD, from the coding sequence ATGAGAGCAACGCGGCGCGTGAACCGGCCAGGCCCGGTGCAGTGGATGTTCTATCTGGGCGCCGTGGTGGCGATTGCGTGGCTCGCGACGCAGGCATTTTATTTCGGACAGATCGCGGTGTGGAACTACGTCAATCCGCGGAGTACGTCGTTCATGCGCTCGGATGCGTGGCGTTTGTCGCAGGACCGGCCGGATCTTTCAGTGCAGCATACCTGGGTGCCGTATGACCAGATTTCGCGGAATCTGAAGCGCGCGATTATTGCTTCTGAGGATGCGAATTTTGTTAATAACAATGGGTATGAGACCGACGCTATTTTGCAGGCTTGGGAGCGGAATAAGGCTAAAGGCAAGATTGTGCGCGGTGGGTCGACTATTACTCAGCAGCTGGCGCGCAATCTGTTTTTGTCGCGGGAAAAGAGTTATATCCGGAAGGGGCAGGAACTCATCATTACGTGGATGCTTGAGACCTTGATGGATAAGGAGCGCATCTTCGAGATCTATCTGAACTCCGTTGAGTGGGGGAATGGGGTTTATGGGGCTGAGGCGGCCGCTCATTATTATTACAAGACGTCGGCGAGTAAGTTGACTGCTGCGCAGTCGGCTCGTTTGGCGGTTATGCTGCCGCAGCCTAAGTATTTTGATGAGCATCGGGGGTCGCAGTATTTGGCGCAGCGCTCGCGCGTGATTGCTCGGAGAATGGGGGCGGCGGAGTTGCCGGATTGA
- the aroE gene encoding shikimate dehydrogenase, with translation MSTQDSRDRYAVIGNPVGHSKSPFIHGRFAAQTGEPVEYGHLLAPVDAFVPHVRAFIEAGGRGLNVTVPFKLDAHAFADTLSPRAAAAGAVNTLRIDANGVYGDNTDGFGLVRDIEVNLGVSLKGARILLLGAGGAARGVISPMLDRAPHTLTIVNRTAQKAEALVDQFAQAASDAACRLSGGSARAIEAGAYDVIVNATAGSLDASLPECDDGAFGNGTLAYDMMYGAHPTVFMEHARKLGARGADGLGMLVEQAAESFYVWRGVRPDGAPVLAELRALLTAPSHT, from the coding sequence ATGAGCACTCAGGATTCACGCGACCGCTATGCGGTGATCGGCAACCCGGTCGGCCATAGTAAATCGCCCTTCATTCATGGACGCTTTGCCGCGCAAACCGGCGAGCCTGTCGAGTATGGTCATCTGCTCGCGCCTGTCGACGCATTCGTGCCGCACGTGCGGGCTTTTATTGAAGCAGGCGGGCGCGGCCTGAACGTGACTGTGCCGTTCAAGCTTGACGCGCATGCGTTCGCCGATACGCTCTCGCCGCGCGCGGCGGCGGCGGGCGCGGTGAACACGTTGCGCATCGACGCGAATGGTGTTTATGGCGACAACACCGACGGCTTCGGTCTCGTGCGCGACATCGAGGTGAATCTCGGCGTGTCGTTGAAGGGCGCGCGCATTCTGTTGCTGGGCGCGGGCGGCGCCGCGCGTGGCGTGATTTCGCCGATGCTTGATCGCGCGCCGCATACGCTGACCATCGTCAATCGCACGGCGCAGAAGGCCGAGGCGCTGGTCGACCAGTTCGCACAAGCCGCGAGCGATGCCGCGTGCCGTCTGAGCGGCGGCAGCGCACGAGCGATCGAAGCGGGTGCGTATGACGTGATCGTCAACGCGACGGCGGGCAGTCTGGATGCTTCGTTGCCCGAGTGCGACGACGGCGCGTTCGGCAACGGCACGCTCGCCTACGACATGATGTACGGCGCGCATCCGACCGTTTTCATGGAACACGCGCGGAAGCTCGGCGCGCGTGGTGCCGATGGTCTCGGCATGCTGGTCGAGCAGGCGGCTGAATCGTTTTACGTGTGGCGCGGTGTGCGGCCTGACGGTGCGCCGGTGCTGGCCGAATTGCGGGCGCTGTTGACGGCGCCGTCGCACACCTAA
- the aroQ gene encoding type II 3-dehydroquinate dehydratase, with translation MTRLLVLHGPNLNLLGTREPEVYGRVTLPQIDQALADRAADAGAELASFQSNHEGALVDRIQSARTETTDFILINPAAYTHTSVAIRDALAGVGIPFVEIHLSNVHRREPFRHHSYFSDQAEGVICGLGWKGYLYALEFALDRLSAGSSRG, from the coding sequence ATGACTCGACTGCTGGTACTGCACGGGCCCAACCTCAACCTTCTCGGCACCCGGGAACCCGAGGTTTACGGTCGCGTGACCTTGCCACAGATCGATCAGGCGCTGGCGGACCGCGCAGCGGACGCGGGCGCCGAACTTGCGTCGTTCCAGAGCAATCACGAAGGCGCTCTGGTGGACCGCATCCAATCCGCGCGGACTGAAACAACCGATTTCATACTGATCAATCCCGCCGCGTACACGCACACCAGCGTGGCCATTCGGGACGCACTGGCGGGGGTCGGCATCCCGTTCGTCGAGATTCATCTGTCGAACGTGCATCGTCGCGAACCGTTCCGGCATCACTCGTATTTCTCCGACCAGGCTGAGGGCGTGATTTGCGGCCTCGGCTGGAAGGGATATCTGTACGCGCTCGAATTCGCGCTCGACCGGCTGTCCGCCGGCTCGTCGCGCGGCTGA
- the mpl gene encoding UDP-N-acetylmuramate:L-alanyl-gamma-D-glutamyl-meso-diaminopimelate ligase has translation MHIHILGICGTFMGGLAVLARGAGHTVTGCDAGVYPPMSTQLEAQGIGLIEGYDADQLNGLNADLFVIGNVVSRGNPLMEAILDRGLPYVSGPQWLGEHVLNGKWVLAVAGTHGKTTTSSMLTWLLEDAGLNPGFLIGGVPLNFGVSARLTDSSFFVIEADEYDTAFFDKRSKFVHYRPKTAVLNNLEFDHADIFPDLAAIETQFHHLIRTVPGIGRVVTNGREDVLERVLTRGCWSEVERFGVQGGWQTLPAEDGVPVDERFAVYHNSERVGVVEWQVQGEHNRMNALAAIAAARHVGVPPAQAARSLASFRNVKRRMEVRGSVDGVTVYDDFAHHPTAIDTTVAGLRARVGRDNTRILAVLEPRSNTMKLGVMKAQLPASLAEADLVFGYGAPTGRDALGWNLGEALAPLGGKAQAFDNLDALVKAVVHAARPGDQILVMSNGGFGGVHQKLLDALSARGAS, from the coding sequence ATGCACATCCACATCCTCGGTATCTGCGGCACGTTCATGGGCGGTCTCGCGGTCCTCGCGCGCGGCGCGGGCCACACCGTGACGGGTTGCGACGCCGGCGTCTATCCGCCCATGAGCACGCAGCTCGAGGCGCAAGGCATTGGGCTGATAGAAGGTTACGACGCGGACCAGTTGAACGGCCTGAACGCGGACCTGTTCGTGATCGGCAATGTGGTCTCGCGCGGCAACCCGCTGATGGAAGCCATTCTCGACCGCGGCCTGCCGTATGTCTCCGGCCCGCAGTGGCTCGGCGAGCATGTGCTGAACGGCAAGTGGGTGCTGGCGGTGGCCGGCACGCACGGCAAGACGACCACCAGCTCCATGCTGACCTGGCTGCTCGAAGACGCCGGCCTCAATCCGGGCTTTCTGATCGGCGGCGTGCCGCTGAATTTCGGCGTTTCGGCGCGGCTGACCGATTCGAGCTTCTTCGTGATCGAAGCCGACGAGTACGACACGGCCTTTTTCGACAAGCGCTCGAAGTTCGTGCACTACCGGCCCAAGACCGCGGTTCTGAACAACCTCGAGTTCGATCATGCGGACATCTTCCCGGATCTGGCCGCGATCGAAACGCAGTTCCACCATCTGATCCGCACCGTGCCGGGCATCGGCCGCGTCGTGACGAACGGCCGTGAAGACGTGCTCGAGCGCGTGCTGACGCGCGGCTGCTGGAGCGAAGTCGAGCGCTTCGGCGTGCAGGGCGGCTGGCAAACCTTGCCGGCGGAAGACGGCGTGCCGGTCGACGAGCGTTTCGCTGTCTATCACAACAGCGAGCGCGTCGGCGTGGTCGAGTGGCAGGTGCAAGGCGAGCACAACCGCATGAACGCGCTGGCCGCGATTGCCGCCGCGCGCCATGTCGGTGTGCCGCCGGCGCAGGCCGCCCGGTCGCTGGCGAGCTTTCGCAACGTCAAACGGCGTATGGAAGTGCGCGGCAGCGTCGACGGCGTGACCGTCTATGACGACTTCGCCCATCATCCGACCGCTATCGATACGACCGTGGCCGGCTTGCGCGCCCGTGTGGGCCGCGACAATACGCGGATTCTTGCCGTGCTGGAGCCGCGCTCCAACACCATGAAGCTCGGCGTGATGAAAGCGCAATTGCCGGCCAGTCTCGCCGAGGCCGATCTCGTATTCGGCTACGGCGCGCCGACCGGTCGCGACGCGCTCGGCTGGAATCTCGGCGAGGCGCTCGCGCCGCTTGGCGGCAAAGCGCAGGCTTTCGACAATCTCGACGCGCTGGTCAAAGCAGTAGTCCACGCAGCGCGCCCCGGCGACCAGATTCTGGTGATGAGCAACGGCGGCTTCGGCGGCGTGCATCAGAAACTGCTCGACGCTCTTTCCGCGCGAGGCGCTTCGTGA
- the accB gene encoding acetyl-CoA carboxylase biotin carboxyl carrier protein, which produces MDLRKLKTLIDLVSESGISELEVTEGEGKVRIVKNAPPVYVQPSASYAPQYAQPAPAIGGEAPAAAAAAAPATPAAVAPQGHVVTSPMVGTFYRAPSPGADPFVQVGDTVKEGQTICIIEAMKLLNEIESDKSGVVKEILVENGQAVEYGQPLFVVG; this is translated from the coding sequence ATGGATCTACGTAAACTGAAAACTCTGATCGACCTCGTCTCGGAGTCCGGTATTTCCGAACTCGAAGTGACCGAGGGCGAAGGCAAGGTCCGCATCGTCAAGAATGCGCCGCCGGTTTACGTGCAACCGTCCGCCTCGTACGCGCCGCAGTACGCGCAACCGGCGCCGGCAATCGGTGGCGAAGCGCCGGCCGCTGCCGCAGCCGCCGCGCCGGCCACGCCGGCCGCCGTTGCGCCGCAAGGCCATGTGGTGACCTCGCCGATGGTCGGCACCTTCTACCGCGCGCCGTCTCCGGGCGCCGATCCGTTCGTCCAGGTGGGCGACACGGTCAAGGAAGGCCAGACGATCTGCATCATCGAAGCGATGAAGCTGCTCAACGAAATCGAGTCGGACAAGTCCGGCGTGGTGAAGGAAATCCTCGTCGAAAACGGTCAGGCGGTCGAGTACGGCCAACCGCTGTTCGTGGTCGGCTGA
- a CDS encoding RNB domain-containing ribonuclease translates to MNVFFEESGSFKAGSVLSRQGDAFQVELPGGRRAKVRAKDVLIEFEKPSAAELMQQAEAAAQEIDLDFLWECAPDDEFPFATLGAEYFGERFGSIERAALVLRMHGSPVYFRRKGRGMYQRAPQEQLKMALAGLERKRQQALVQAGYEDELKAGRLPEAFTGSKALGLLTRPDKNTIEYKALEGAAAARGISQARLMLENGAIPSARALHEAKFLSEFFPHGTGFPPVAVGTLPEDLPEANVQAFSIDDITTTEIDDAFSVEHLADGRVRIGVHIAAPALGIQRGDEVDAIARTRLSTVYMPGDKITMLPDSVVEAFTLAEGGLRPALSLYVIVNRETQEIVASETRAERVFVKNNLRHNTLDELVTEEALAAGTGDYAHKEDIAVLWPFAQALFEKRQTARAGYGLRREVQRNTDFNFYVEGEHITITPRRRGSPLDTIVAELAILANSSWGAFLHDHGVPGIYRTQRAFGAPTGPKRTRMQTNAAPHEGLGVTQYAWSTSPLRRYVDLVNQWQLIACVQHGVTAKLAAPFKPKDADLFAVVQGFDDTYTAYADHQRRMEYFWCLRWLKQENRKQVVASVVKGDLVRLEEIPLLLHVPGLGVHARGTRLQMEVMSLDELTVEASVRLLHVLDAPTVTSGSEAEEADEGEEEIIDAPDESAEGEAEAQAEAELDGNDAAAVKDDAENSDGADGAATHQHIAEPGR, encoded by the coding sequence GTGAACGTTTTCTTCGAGGAATCGGGCAGTTTCAAGGCGGGCAGCGTGCTGTCGCGCCAGGGCGATGCTTTTCAGGTCGAGTTGCCCGGCGGGCGCCGCGCCAAGGTGCGCGCGAAAGATGTGCTGATCGAGTTCGAAAAGCCGAGTGCGGCCGAACTGATGCAGCAGGCCGAGGCCGCCGCGCAGGAGATCGATCTGGACTTCCTGTGGGAATGCGCGCCTGACGACGAATTCCCGTTCGCCACGCTCGGCGCCGAGTACTTCGGCGAGCGTTTCGGCTCGATCGAGCGCGCCGCGCTGGTGCTGCGCATGCATGGCTCGCCGGTGTACTTCCGCCGCAAGGGCCGCGGCATGTATCAGCGCGCGCCGCAGGAGCAACTGAAGATGGCGCTCGCCGGACTGGAGCGCAAGCGTCAGCAGGCGCTGGTGCAGGCTGGCTACGAAGATGAGCTGAAAGCCGGGCGTTTGCCGGAAGCTTTCACTGGCAGCAAGGCGCTGGGACTTCTCACCAGGCCCGACAAGAACACGATCGAATACAAGGCGCTGGAAGGCGCCGCGGCGGCACGCGGTATTTCCCAGGCGCGTCTGATGCTTGAAAACGGCGCCATTCCGTCGGCGCGCGCGTTGCATGAGGCGAAATTCCTTTCCGAGTTCTTCCCGCACGGCACCGGCTTTCCGCCGGTCGCCGTCGGCACCTTGCCGGAAGATCTGCCCGAAGCGAACGTGCAGGCGTTTTCGATCGACGACATCACCACCACTGAAATCGACGATGCCTTCTCCGTCGAGCATCTGGCCGACGGCCGTGTGCGGATCGGCGTGCACATCGCCGCGCCGGCGCTTGGCATTCAGCGTGGCGACGAGGTCGATGCGATTGCGCGCACGCGTCTGTCGACCGTGTACATGCCGGGCGACAAGATCACCATGCTGCCCGACAGCGTCGTCGAAGCGTTCACGCTGGCCGAAGGCGGTTTGCGTCCGGCGCTCTCGCTGTATGTGATCGTGAATCGTGAGACGCAGGAGATCGTCGCGAGCGAAACGCGCGCCGAGCGCGTGTTCGTGAAGAACAACCTGCGCCACAACACGCTCGACGAACTGGTCACTGAAGAGGCGCTCGCCGCCGGCACCGGCGACTATGCGCACAAGGAAGATATCGCTGTGCTGTGGCCGTTCGCGCAGGCGCTGTTCGAAAAGCGTCAGACCGCGCGTGCCGGTTACGGTTTGCGTCGGGAAGTGCAGCGCAATACCGACTTCAACTTCTACGTGGAAGGCGAGCACATCACGATCACGCCGCGCCGGCGCGGTTCGCCGCTCGACACGATCGTCGCCGAACTGGCGATTCTCGCGAACTCGTCGTGGGGCGCGTTTCTGCATGACCATGGCGTGCCGGGCATCTATCGCACGCAGCGCGCATTCGGCGCGCCGACCGGTCCCAAGCGCACGCGCATGCAGACCAACGCCGCGCCGCACGAAGGCCTCGGCGTCACGCAGTACGCGTGGAGCACGTCGCCGCTGCGTCGTTACGTCGATCTCGTGAACCAGTGGCAGCTGATCGCGTGCGTACAGCATGGCGTGACCGCCAAGCTGGCTGCGCCGTTCAAGCCCAAAGACGCCGATCTGTTCGCCGTCGTGCAAGGGTTCGACGACACGTACACCGCGTACGCCGATCATCAGCGGCGCATGGAGTACTTCTGGTGTCTGCGCTGGCTGAAGCAGGAGAACCGGAAGCAGGTGGTGGCGTCGGTGGTGAAGGGCGATCTGGTGCGTCTCGAAGAGATTCCGTTGCTGCTTCACGTGCCGGGCCTCGGCGTGCACGCGCGCGGCACGCGTTTGCAGATGGAAGTGATGTCGCTCGACGAACTGACCGTCGAGGCGTCCGTGCGTCTCCTGCACGTGCTCGACGCGCCGACCGTGACGAGCGGCAGCGAGGCTGAAGAAGCGGACGAGGGCGAAGAGGAAATCATCGACGCTCCGGATGAGAGCGCCGAAGGCGAAGCCGAGGCGCAGGCCGAAGCCGAACTCGACGGCAACGACGCGGCTGCGGTGAAGGACGACGCCGAAAACAGTGATGGCGCGGACGGTGCCGCAACCCATCAGCACATTGCGGAGCCGGGACGATGA
- a CDS encoding YqiA/YcfP family alpha/beta fold hydrolase, translated as MILYLHGFRSSPNSFKARVLAARLVELGRSDEWCCPVLPVSPFETVALAESLVAAAQPKNVTLIGSSLGGYFATHLAEKHGWPAVLLNPAVVPQRDLSAYLGEQPLWHGGGSIVVEPHHLDELRALGVASITRPERYYLMAATGDEVLDYREMLAHYPGARTTLIEGSDHAISEFAQYVDEVLAFCDAEDVEPPAPREAA; from the coding sequence GTGATCCTTTATCTGCACGGTTTCCGCTCGTCACCCAATTCGTTCAAGGCGCGCGTGCTGGCGGCGCGGCTCGTCGAGCTTGGCCGCAGCGACGAATGGTGCTGCCCGGTGCTGCCGGTTTCGCCGTTCGAGACGGTGGCGCTCGCCGAATCGCTGGTGGCCGCCGCCCAGCCGAAAAACGTCACGCTGATCGGCAGCTCGCTCGGCGGCTATTTCGCCACCCATCTCGCGGAAAAGCATGGCTGGCCGGCGGTGCTGCTCAACCCGGCGGTCGTACCGCAGCGCGATCTCAGCGCCTATCTCGGCGAGCAGCCGTTGTGGCACGGTGGGGGCAGTATCGTCGTCGAGCCGCATCATCTGGACGAGTTGCGCGCGCTCGGCGTCGCGTCGATCACGCGGCCCGAACGCTATTATTTGATGGCCGCCACCGGCGACGAAGTGCTCGACTACCGCGAAATGCTCGCGCACTATCCCGGCGCACGCACTACGCTGATCGAAGGGAGCGACCACGCGATCAGCGAGTTCGCGCAATACGTCGACGAGGTGCTGGCCTTTTGCGACGCGGAAGACGTCGAGCCGCCCGCGCCGCGCGAAGCCGCCTGA